One window of the Populus nigra chromosome 4, ddPopNigr1.1, whole genome shotgun sequence genome contains the following:
- the LOC133690519 gene encoding uncharacterized protein LOC133690519, translated as MDKIEHQTVATNGINMHIASIGTGPVILFLHGFPELWYSWRHQLLSLSSLGYRCIAPDLRGYGDTDAPKNAREYTIFHIVGDLVGLIDSLGIDKVFLVGHDWGATVAWYFCLLRPDRIKALVNMSVVFQPRNPHKSSVQISRELFGDDFYICRFQEPGEVEEDFAQMDTASIITRFLTSRDPKPPCIPKEVGFRGIPDNPNLPSWLSEKDINYYAGKFNQTGFTGGLNYYRCLDLNWELMAAWTGLQIKVPVKFIVGDVDLTYHIPGVKEYISKGGLKKYVPFLQEVVVMEGVAHFLNQEKPEEVSEHIYDFIKKF; from the exons ATGGATAAGATAGAGCACCAAACTGTAGCGACAAATGGCATAAACATGCACATAGCATCAATTGGTACAGGCCCAGTAATCCTATTCCTCCATGGCTTCCCTGAGCTCTGGTACTCATGGAGACACCAgctcctttctctctcctcccttgGATACCGTTGCATAGCCCCTGACCTTCGTGGTTACGGTGATACTGACGCGCCGAAGAATGCTAGAGAGTACACAATATTCCACATCGTGGGCGACCTTGTAGGGTTGATAGACTCTCTGGGCATTGATAAGGTATTTTTGGTGGGCCATGATTGGGGGGCAACGGTGGCTTGGTATTTTTGCTTGTTGAGGCCTGACAGAATTAAGGCCTTGGTCAACATGAGTGTTGTGTTTCAACCCAGGAATCCACACAAGAGTTCTGTTCAGATAAGCAGAGAATTATTTGGTGATGATTTTTATATCTGCAGGTTTCAG GAACCTGGAGAGGTTGAAGAAGACTTCGCTCAAATGGATACTGCAAGTATAATTACAAGATTTCTGACCTCTCGTGATCCAAAGCCGCCTTGTATACCTAAAGAAGTAGGATTCAGAGGTATACCTGACAATCCAAATTTGCCTTCTTGGCTGTCGGAAAAAGACATCAACTATTATGCTGGGAAATTCAATCAGACAGGCTTCACTGGAGGATTGAACTACTATCGATGCTTGGACCT AAACTGGGAGCTGATGGCAGCTTGGACTGGGTTACAAATTAAAGTACCCGTTAAGTTTATCGTGGGTGATGTGGACCTTACCTATCATATTCCTGGAGTTAAAGAATACATAAGCAAAGGTGGCTTGAAAAAATATGTTCCCTTCTTGCAAGAAGTAGTTGTAATGGAAGGAGTAGCTCACTTTCTCAACCAAGAAAAGCCAGAGGAAGTTAGCGAACATATATACGATTTCATCAAGAAGTTTTAA